The Gavia stellata isolate bGavSte3 chromosome 1, bGavSte3.hap2, whole genome shotgun sequence DNA segment GCACATGGCAGCTGCAGATCTGCTGATTTTAGGGTGTACCCGTAGGCTGGGATCCTCCGCGACAAACCGGCTGGCAGCGACGAGTGGGAAGGGTCCGCTTGAGGTTTAGGTTTGCTCTGGAGCTtgccgcctccccgccggcccTGCAAGGGGCTGCTCTTGGGATGGGGAGCTCTTCTCTGGACCCCGCAGCAGCTCTCCCAGGACGGCCAGGGCTTCCTGCAGGCCCTGGCCAGTGTGGGCGCTGCACCCCCGGAGCACCCAGCGGCGTGCCGCCAGCCGCCCGCGCCGCAGCCTCTCCCCCAGCTCGGCGGGAGCCAGCGCTCCCGGCACCTCCTGCTTGTTGGCCAGGAGGAGGACAGGAACGCCAGCCATGCTGGGGTGGCTCAGGGCTTCCTCCAGCGCTGCCACCGCTTCGGGCAGCCGGGCCGTGTCTGTGCTGTCGAGCACGAAGATGAGGGTGTTGGTGTCCTCCAGGTAGTCAGGCCAGCTTGCCCGCATGCTGCCTTGTCCGCCAACATCCCAGAGGGTGAAGGATACGCGACAGGGTGTTTGCAGAGACTCCACATTGAAGCCCACCGTCGGGCAGGTCTCCACAGCCCGGCCACTTTTCAGTTTGTACAGGAGGGTGGATTTGCCAGCAAAGTCGAGCCCCAGCATGACAACTCGAGCATCTCTTTTGCGCCGGCCTTTGGAGATCAGCTTCCCCATCAAGATGCTGCTGCCACCGTGGCAAAAAAATtgcagccaaaaaaagaaagcaagcgTATTTCCTCAGTAATGTCAGTTCATAACAGAGTTCTCAGTCCTGTCTCTCCAAAAGAGCACCTTAGATTTGCTAAAGAAACACCCAGGCAGcttgcttttgcttctcttcGTAGCTAAAATGTGGTGAGAACTATTATTTATGAGGTgtggagcagagccaggaagcGCCGTTCAAAACAACAATTTCTATACCCCAGCTCCGCTGCCGCTCACTTCCATTTCCATTCGCGACCTGAAGTGATCGGTGCAAAAGAGAGCCAGCATTTTGCAGGAAGAGGTGGGGAGATGGTGGAGCAAGTTTCCTCCTCACCACGTACAGAAATAAATGAGCTTTTGTTCATTGGCTTCTCTAGGGGAAATCCACTCCCAGCAGGACAGGACAAGGAGGAACCCGGGTTTCGGACCAGAGTTACTCTGGGAATTTGCTGAATCACAGCTCAAGGGTGTGGATTTAAACATGAGCAACAAGACAACTGACAATTTTTCCGCCAGACTTTCAGCAGAAAGTACAAAACCAATCTCCGTAGCATCAGCTTTCATTACCTGTTGTGCAGGCAGTAatgacagcaatttaaaaaaatgcacacaagcatgtttttttaatgtctcatTGAAATACGACCAGTCAAAACGCCTTCCCTGGGGTGAAAATCTATAAAATTCTTTACATCAAAGTATTTACTACGTTTGAACTTTTGTAAGTGAAGCAAAGTCAGTCCTCTGTGGCTGAGgggataaaaaaaccctgtaaaagaaggggaaaatgttTAACAAGACAGCACCACTTGAACTTTACACACCAGAGGCAAAAATGCGCCGCTGAAACAGCTCCCAGAGTCGCTTGTGCAAGAGCAGCTGATGGCAGCCAGGCAGAGTCCCAGCAAAGCCGGTATTTACCTTCTTTATTGGTTGGGTTTTGCTCCGAAAAGGCTGCTCAGAGGTGTGCAGAACTGAAAGCGTCTGTAAATCCCACATCGCAGCGTTAACGCAGCCCCCTTTATTTGAAAGTGAAGAAGGAAATGTGATTCATCTGTGCTTCCCTGGGACCATGGGGGACTTCCACTTGTCTGTGGGAGATGCAGTTTCCCCAGTGATGTTCTCCATGTGACGCCTCCATGTCGCAAGCCACCATTGCTGGCGATGAAGTTCAGCACATGGAAGGCACTGTCTGGTCAGTGACCAGGTCACTGGTGGCCAACCAGAGGCACATTTCTTACCCTGGGGGCAAGATGTGTCAGTTTTCcatcttttaaagaaaggaagatgaatgagaaataaaacaagacaaGGAGTCCAGCCCAGATAGACTGCATGGGATTGCAAGGGGTCCTGCATATCATGTTTTGCAAGGTATTTCTGTGATACATGTCTCTCCCGTAGTTAATCCACCAAGCTGTCTGGCACCAAGAGCCTCCATGAGTTTTGTGCAGCTTGTGGATATTTAAGATGAGTTGCTATGGTCAGGCTTTAAGTTAATTCAAAAGCTAATGCTTATTTACAGAAGTTGTTGCAGAGTTAATCTAACAGCATAAATGCACCACCACGCATGTGATAAATCATGCAGTGTATGTTCATGTGTGATCTTTTCTGAAACCAGTCTATAAATGGAAAAAGGGCAGGAAGCCCTCTAgatgggaacaaaaaaagagaactacGATGTGCAGCAGATCCCGATCCTTCAGAGAACTGTTCACACACTCTGCAGTGCATGCTGCTGCCTGAGGGTTACCCATTTGTCCGagttcttcatttttaaaaataagttaaattGTTGTCTGTCCTCCCCACATTGCATCGTACTGTAAGATCAATGTAGTTGGTATTTTTTGACGTACCAGTGGGTCGAGTGACTTATCTCTTGATCTTTTCATGTTTCTCCTGCCTTTGCTACTGCTTGTCTTCTCTGAGGCTTGATAGGAGGCTGTGGTACACATCTGTTTCATCTGACCAGACATTCATAGcactgaaatttcttttaagtAAGCTAAAATATAGATACAGGAAGCAAGGGTGGAGATTCTACCATCCAATGAATAATTGAGTATTTGAAATATGATGTGGTGGAGTCTTTATTGCATCACTCTCTAACATGCTACAGAAGTAGGCTGCTTTtgtggaataaaaaagaaaataaaatgaagaaataaagccaAAATAAAGAAAGCAATTAGAGTACAGTTTTATTGATGATTGCTTTCAGGTTTTCTATGGCACAGAATAGAGTAATTCATGGGCAAACCTTATCTAGTGAAAGATATTCCTGCCCATGGTAGGTGGGTTGGACTAAAtgaccttcaaaggtcccttctaacccaaaccattctacgattctatgattctgtgacctgCAGTAGGACATGAGACACACGCTTTGGAGAACAAGCTGATAGTTGATGGTTCCGTAGGGAGACCACGTCATCTCAGGGCTAGACCACAAAGCTCTTAGCATGGCTGTCAGGATAGTCTTCACGGCTGTGATGCCATACACCAAAACAGGGTGAGCTCTGAAGCAGGTAGGTCTAATTCTAACCAATTCACTGGAAATCATTGTTAATCATGTAGCAAAGGTGCGGCTGAGTCCATCAGAAACACTTCTTGAGAAGGCAGTGACCCTTATTACACATTACCAAACTACCAGAAGTATCCCAAAAAGCAAGGCAGAAACTTCCAAGCAAACTGCACGTCAATACTGCCCTTTTATTAGTGCAAAACACTTCCCATTAATGGCCTCACAGGCAATgcacagccactgctgctctGTCTCTTCCGTTAGACATGCAGTGACCTTTGCATCAAAAAGGTAATTAGAGGCATGTGAAAGCTTAGTCCCCCTTgccaccaaaaccaaaagattATCTTCACTAAAACTATAAATAGTTTTTCATCCAAAACTGTAGATAATATGTAGATAATATCGGTATAATATGGGTCATTTCTAAATGACCTCACAAATCTCACCCAAACAATATTCACAATGCCCATGTGAGTATCAGGGCACCGAGGGCACTGAGAGGCCTCACCAGCCCTAACCATCCTCCCTGGGGTTGTCCCCACAGTGTCCCCAGGCAGCATCCCCAGCAGTGATGCTGTGGAGCTCAGGAGACAGGTGCTTTCCCCCAAGCACAGCCCTCTGACAGGCACGACCAGGAGGGCATGTCCCTGCCCAGTGGTggaaggagctggggagggggtttggTCCAGCCCATGTCACTTCTTTGGAAGGCAGCTCTGGGGGAGACAACcctcagcagagccaggaataACAGAAGTAGATCTGGTGCTTAGCATGAGTGTTCATCCTAATGGCATCTGCTCGGAGCAACAAGTAGGTCCCAGCCCAGTGAAGGCAGAGTACACCTTCCCATCCAGACTTGCTCGTGTCCCTGAGGAAAGCCACCAAAGCTGCCAttcacccagccctgccactgTTTCCTGCAAGATCTCCTTGCTGTATCATACATGGAAGGACCACTGATGGAGGGGATGTTCAGACTAGCACCTGTTGAGAAAGCCTGCTGGGAGCTGAAGGAGGCCCTGGACACAGGCGGATGTGTTGACCTGGAGAGCCCACCTCTCTCCCTGCTGGCAGTCATCTTGAAGGGGACTTCTTCCGAGCTTGGGCTGTGAGAGCtccttgcagagctgcaggagacCGCTGAGTTTGACCTAGCCGGGACCCCAAGCTAAAGCCACAACAAAGCCAATGCGATGGTTCGGGCTTAGGGAAGTTcggcctttttcttttctgtattctgGTCCATTCTTGTTCTGCCCCTGATTTCTGGCATGCCCACAGGAAACTCACCTCACGCTCTCCCCCAGTGCTCTTCTGCTAACAGACTAATGCTGGTTTGCTTGGCTTGTGGCCGGGAAGCTGCTTGTCCCATCAGGGTGGATGGGTAGCTGTGAGAGCTGGCAGCTGAAGGcaagctgcttcctcctgagACAGAATCCCAGAGGCTTGAAAGCTGGCTTAGCATACTCTGAAAGCTACACAATACAGCCACAGGCTTTGACGTGCCTTAGAAAAGCCTGTCTGTGGTGATGTCTCTTGACAACATATGATTGCTCAAAGTTGTTGACCAGCTCCAAAAAGTTCAGAGTGACAAGACTGACACAACAAAACACATGGCAGATGTTAAACACCTGTCCTTGATGACCTGTGCTCATCAAGCACTCTGAGAGAGGTGCTGGTACCTCCAGGGCATTCCTGGTGGCGTTGGAAATAGGATGTTGTTCTGTCAGCCCAGCTCATCCATGGTCTCTGTTTTGCCCCTGCTTCTTGGGACAAACATTTGATGAAGGAAAATGGTTTTTGGTAGCATAACTGGCAGTGGATATGCTATCATCAGCTTTGCGCTTGCCTTATCACAGTTAACTCTGCCCAGAAGTGTATGACTCTAGATGGAGAGCACAAAAAGTCACCTGCTACACACTCACTGATGCCATGTCAcagttttcaaaagagaaagcttGGTCCTTGTCTCTTCTTAGTCCCCACCTGTCCAGCCTGCCACAACCCCTGTGTTGGAGGATGGCAGCCACTAGGACACAAACATGCCCACAGGTGTGAGGTCGTGCTGCCTGCTCAACACAGTTGGATACCATGAAAGGGGCTGgatatttgtttgctttccatttCAGAGCACCCTGCTGTCAGTGAGACGGacaaactgcaaaagaaaaaatacagcttgtGGTGCCTACCAGTTGCCCAAAGGTGTTTGGCCAGGAGCACTGAACGGGCTATGGCTAAGCTCTGAGGAGAAGAACTTACTTCTGAGCTCTGCCTTGCAGAACAACCACACGTTTCCCCCCCATGTCACAGGTTTGGATTTGAAAACTACAGGATGGGAAATCTCAGAGACCTTCCCTACATGTGACTATggcctccagcagcctcctgctTCTGGTAAGCTCAGTGGCACAGCAGCTCAGCCACTTCTGTGCTTGGGCTCAGTGTTCGCAGCAGGTTGAATGGACATAATGATCTGGTCCTCATACCTGGAAATTTCAAGAGTGCCCAGGACAGATCCAAATAGATCCACTCTCCATTTGAACTTCCATGAGTGATGTTCTTCTCGTGACCGACCAGCACTGCCTGAAACAGTGTCAACCATGACATGGCATTGATTTTTTTGTCCTCAGCACTCCTGAAGGTATATGCTCCAGGGTATCTGGGAAAGGTTTGATGCTTTCTTTGGTGTTGTTTAGTGAACATATCCCTGTTGTTCAATTTCCGTATGCCTCATACAGCTGGAACAGAAAGTTGTTGAGAAGatgtcagggccctgagggcCTCAGCCCATCCCCTTTCTCAGGGAAGTGCCtgatgcccagggctggggctgtccctgcatgccccccagcctgcctgctccctggctggggACAGTGGGACAGGTCCTGGCTGCCAGACCCTGCCATGATGCCCCCTTGGGAACCCTCATTGCACCCTGACAATGAGGTAGATGTGGGGAAATATGGCACAGAGCAAAGACTTTTCCCTCATGTTCTCATCCCTTAGCTGGCAGGTGTTGCAACAGCCGATGAGGAAAGTACTTACCttgctttgatttctgtttgaaCTACTAAGTCTTTTGTATATGACTGtagaatatttttcataaatattgtTACTCTAATCTCAGAATATATAATTTCCAAAGCTGTTTAGAATTTTACCAGGTCCTCTCTGTAGACTCATTTATTCAGGTGCTACCCAAATTGTTTCTTTCTCCCACATAAACTGGCAGTGCTCTGTACTCTTCTGTCTATACCACTGGAACTCTCATTCTAGGTCCTTCTTCTTATGTCTTAAATTCACAGATGTCTTCCTCCTTGACTCCTAACATCTCAGCTTTGTCTCCTCAGGGCAATTAAAAACTGAACTTCTTTGGCTTCCTTACCTAACCTAATGCCATCACTCCCTTTTCTGAGACTATTCATTAGCTCTTCCTCTTATGGTTGCTCTCTATCCCAGTTTAGGTCATACATTCATCTATGCTACATACTGCATACATGCTGTTTTCAGCTTAGAAACTGGTTAAAATACAGTTCTGACTATCTTGAAATGCCTTAATCTCAATTCTTCCATCATTCTTAATATTTCtggtcaaaaagaaaaaaaagagcaaaaaatggGTACACTTACAAAAATATCGATGTTATGTGTCCCAATAAAAGGCTTTTACTCCATCCTCTCCCGTATCCTAGTATTTGCTCCTCCGTCTGTTGAATGTAAAAGCTATGAAGCAAGGACTGGTTTTTTTACTATTCCTTCAATTGCTATCAAGAAGAAACCCTACAGGGGCTATCTAATGATGCTTAACCATACTGTCTACCTGCACTATATATAATATCGGTAATATCTTATCTGTAACTTCTACAGGAAGTAAAAATTACAGCTTGGAGGTACGCTGACAAAGCTCATCTCTCCAGATAAGTctgaagaaaatctgctttGCAATATACAAATACAGTTCCCCTAAAAGGGACCTTCCCTCATTCCAGTTCCATAGCAAAAAGTGTGAGTAAAATGACAATGAAGCACGGACCTGAAAATGTTCTTCATACAACTTACCAAGTTCCAGAGCAACAGCGCTCCTCAGATTCAGGGGTTTTGGATGCAAGGTTTTGTTTGATCATTTGTTTTTAGTTTTAGTCTTAGATTACATGTTTGGGACATTTTATAACAATAGAGTAAATGTATTGAAAAGATACTGGAAATTATCAACAAGAATGAAAGCTATAAACTGATTTTTACTACCTTTCTGTCTGGTAAAACGGTTGAAAGCAAACCCGTGAGAgttcagaaactgcattttatcTGGCTGGCCACAGAGTGTCACTGCTGTCTCACACATTTCTCAATGGAGAGCCTACCCCCAGAGGAATCAAACAGCTCCTGCCAAACCGCACATGTCAGAGCTCCTGCTTTGATTTGGGGAGGACTTCCCTCTGTAGAGCCCTCACGCCTTTGGCACCCTTTTGTGGCAGGATCACtttgaaacatgttttctgtATGTATATTTTGTGTACTTGTTCTTTCACATCCATAGAAAGCTGACAGTGAGGACTGCGGAACAGAGTTGGAATAAGATAACCAGCTCCGTGCAGGTGACATTTAGCTCCAGATTGTTTTCATATCAGATTTAGCTGGCATCGTATCCTAGGACTCTGCAGTTTGAATGAAAACAGTTAACCGACTGATggaaaaaataacactgaatgaggaggagagaaacactttgaagaattttcttcttttaatatcCTGTAACAGGTCACTGACAGTTGCCATCACGACTCTTCACTGTTTGTGGTCACTTACAGAGCTGCAGATAcagaacagactttttaatCTACAATTGACAAGATTATGAATTCTCCTAAACTTGGATTTATCTATGACTATGCACACATTTGTGATCTCCAGTTTTGACAACGTATACTTAGGAATGAAACTGCTGATTCAGATTCGTTAGGGCTTGGGGTGTAATTCCATGCCATGCTGTTGTCCACTTTGAATCTCAAATGTTCCCAGTTTAGTCACTTGAGTAAAGCACTTCATAGTCACCTGCTACTATTATCAAAAGAGAGGTAAGCTGAGACTATAAGAGAGAGGGATCAGCATCTGAGATAACCCACCAAAGTCAGCAACGAGTTACACACGTTATCTGTATACTGTCTTAAGCAATAATTCCTTTCATTCAACAAAACTTGTCTCTGAGTATCATCACTTTGCCCAGTCGACCTATTTAGTGCTTTCATAACATTTCCAGTCTGTCATAACTTTTCCAAGATGGATATAAGGTTTCCTATCCCTTTTCCTTCTAGAAAAAATGATGGCGAAAGGTTGCTTTTTGTTATTGCTGGCTTTTACAAAAAgccaaactgaaagaaaaagaactggaACTAGTTATTTGCAAGATTATAAAATCACTCCTGCTTCATACAGAGCACTTTTTTAGCTGTTTCAGCTGACACAGTATAAACTGCCTGCAACTACCGTTTAAGGACTTACTGCACACAGTAAAAACTAATTAGTGATAACTAATAACAAGAAACTTAAACCCACATGAATAAAAAACCTGACTGGGGGCTTGTTTTCCAGTACTTGTTAAAACAACTGGGTTTCTGTATATTGTAACTAAGCAACAGGCCTATTCTACAGTACCAAATAGGATCAAAGTTCTGTTTATACAGCTCCACCTTCGCACCATTTCCTAGCAATGTTAGGAAAGGCAGTTGTTCTTGACAGGCAATTCCTTTGTGGAGCCACAAACACGAGCTGAAAATAAAGTAGTGTTTATGTTCCCTTTTTGGCTCTTTTAGGGCTTCCCATGGAGGCTCTGATGACACTTTTCCACATATCTTCTTATTTATGCCTTCTCTTTTTGTTGCCCCAGAATTTGCACAACCTATTCAGCAGTGCCTTCCTGATGCCAGCTAAAGTCACTCAACAGTGCAGTAAGCAGGAACTTGGCAGGGAAAATCTCTTTTTACCCTGGACCTACTGCTGTTCCTTCCTCGCCTCATATTCCAGGgcagaatttcttcagcatcaCTGATTCCCTCTCAGAGCAACCCATCCACGCTTGATTCCTTGGGTActgaaattgatttttcttttttttccgagattataatttcttctttaaacagCTTTCTCCTAAATTGACCACCCTCAAAGACAGGTTGATACTTCCAGTGGGCTCTACCCTACTGCTTTGTTTCAGATTGATCAGCTCCCCACTCACTGCAAACCCCAGCTGCCTTCTGACCCTGTGCACAGCCAGGAAAGTGAgtaaattttaagaaaagcGGAAGCCATTTCCGTAACAACTTTTTTGTAACAAAAGAGCTCCCTGGGGAGGGCTGGCCTCCAATCGTCCCTTTCCTGGATCCTCCCCCACAGCTCTGTCTCCTACTTGATCTGCAGGTATAAACACAGAGCGAGCTGTAAAGAGACAAGATTATGTCAACGGTAAGTTTTAACTGGTACTTAAAAACTGGCTAAAAACCAGTCTTTATGTGACTGTGTCAGAAGACCGTTATCTCTAGCAACCAGCTGGCTTCAGACATTACAGGTGCTAGCCTGAAGTATAACCAGAACAGATCCTGCCGCAGCCCTGGGAGATTGTGCTTGACTGTGGCCAGGGCGGGAAGCCTGGGCTGGTTGCAACCCCACCTCGTTTTCCCCTCGGCTTCGGTCCAGTGAGGATTCAGGGGCAGAAAGGTGCCATCCGGCATTGCCGCCGCGGGGAGCAGAGGCCGTGCCTGCCGGCCTGCCCCTGCCACGACCCCACCGAGCGAAACCAGGGCCCAGAGATGCTCGCTGGGCCCGATCCTCTACGGAGGCCCGCCCCGACACCTCACACGAGCCCGACGCGCGACGGGACAAGCCCCGGGACCGCCTGAGGGCCCTCAGGGCGATGCCTGCGGAGACGCCAGCCGGGCAGGGGGGCTGTGCTGGAACAGGAGCCACAGCTGAGAGGTCAGGAGGGGCCTGTGAGCTCCGGAGGCAGGCCCGGCCGCCACCCGCTCGCCCCTCACGGAGGGGCCCAAGGGCGCCCCAGCGGCGGCTCCGCGCTGGAGAAGGAGTGGCTCGCGGCGCTGCGCGCCGGGCGGGCAAAGAGTGGGTCACGGGGCCACGCTTACAGCGTCCAATAGGCGGTgaggaaagggggggggagagcCACCCACCGCCGGACACGTGACGGCGCGCGCGAACGGTCAAGCGGGAGAGCggcctcctcccccccccccccaggcttGGCGTCACATGACGCGCTTCTCTGCcctccccgctccgccccgcctcctccccctctactccccGGCCTGCTGCTTGTCACGTGCGCGGTGCCGGCGCGCGCGCTGCGCACCTCTTCGGCCCGTTGACGTGCGGCGCGCGCAGCGGGGCGGGCGCCGAACGGCTGTTAACGGTTCTAACGGCCGTAACGGCAGCGGCTCTGGCGAGGGTCGCTGCCCCCCGGCGCGGGGGCACCTCGGAGGCAGCGGGAGCGCCCAGCCCGCCGGGCGGAGGGGCCGCAGGGAGCCTGCCGGGGGATGTCGCAGCGGCCGGGTGAGGAGCGCTTGGCGCGGTAGCGTGCGTGGCCGGGTCGCACCCCGCCGTCGCCAGGCTGGGCGTCCCCTGCGTGGGGCTGCGGGCGCCTCCCGCCCCTTGCGTTTCCGTTAGGGCGCTGTGAGGGCTGCGGTTCGGCGTGGGCGGGAGCAGTCGGCGGCGGGGAAGCGGCTGGAGCGAGGTCAGGGCGGAGACCCCGGGGAGGGTCTGTAAGGCTGGTGATACCCATCCGGAGGAGGAAAGGGTCCTTCTCACGAAAACAGGGCTTGGTTGGGGGTCGTCGTCCGAGTGACTTGGCGAAGCTTTCTCTTGGTCCGCCTGTGAATTTCTCCCACACAGCTCTCTGGAAGTCTCTCTTCCTGCTTGGCGTGGCTCACAGTGTtcttacagggcttttttttcgGATTCATGGTGTTTCAGTTCATCCTTCCCTTTGTTGTCCGTTTCCTGAAGGCTGAGATCTAGCGTACTGAAAAAGCAGGGCTCTcaacaattatttttcctcactgGGCTTTATATAAACAATTAGTGTTTCTTCGGTTTTTAATACAGTTCttctaaattaaatattaaaggaatatttactttttaaaaggaacttTCAGAGTTCTAATTTAGGCAATTTATGTGATCTCTAGGAAAGCGTGTTTACTGACAAAAGGTAAAAAGGACTTTAATTGTTCGAAGTAGGGATGGGGTTATGAGAAAAAGATGCTAAACATCGTGAATGGAAATGTGTTTGGAGCACAAAGTTTTTTAGCGACAACAATGTTTAGAAGATGCAATAATTCTTTAGAGCCTTAATatgaatgttttcctttgaatgCCTATCTCTGTATGCATCAGATTGGAATATAggtattgctttaaaaagtgtCTTGTCCTGAGTGAATGGCTTGAGTAAGTTGCAGTAATGGCTcagcttaaaattaaaaaaaaaagagaaaaaagaaaaagaatgcataCCGTGAttttaattacagttttgttACGGTGGGTGGATGACTGTCATCCTACtaagggttttttcctatgGCTAAAACAGTCTTACGTATTCATGTATGTGGtgttttttgcttgcttgtaTCTCTTTCAGCTGGTTACTCAAAGCAAGTATGAGGTCTGGTTGTCAGTTCTTAGATCAgcaggtttttctttccctgtattGCTCATAAAAGGCATCCAAAAATAAATCATGCAGAAGTTTGAACACACAGATTTTGTCATAGAAATCTTGCCTTATGTAATGTCTAAGGAAAGTAAGTTAAGGCATGTGATTTCAGGGAGTGCGGTATCTTTTTGTTCGCAGGGAGAAAGCCACAATAAAATCACTTGGTTCACACATCTAATTAATGACAATAGTATGTATTGTTTCCCTGTTCTTTCTCAATACTGAAATATgagattaaaaaagcaaacataaacTGGAGAAAACATAGGGAAGATTAGTGTTATGTCTAGGATTTGACTCTTTCTTGGTTGAGGTgtacttaaaattaaaaaaggatcCAGTGTGCCAGTCATTTTGTGTTGTTCTAAAGCCAGATATCCCAGCTTTTGTGTTCTCACTGCTGTTCATAATTCCCCTAGACAATTAGGAGAAATGAAGGCCTGAGCTTGCAGTTTCTTTCTGTGCAGGAGTAAGTCTGCCCAGCTAGAATAAACTGCAGTGTGGGAGCCTGAGGAAAGagtgaaacaaacaaacatgcaATTGTGTTCAAATAGGCTTTACAAATAAGGGGATAATCTTTGAGGAGTTAACTATAGTTTTTTGTTGCGATGACAATTGGTACTGTTTTCCTGGTAGGATGTTATGTCAGGCTATTGTTCTCTCCAGCATGGATTTGTGTAGCTGAACTATAAACTCTGTAAAACTTTATCTAAAATCATTTAACAAAACATTCTGTAAACgctgtcccttttttttttttaaggcagggATTCGTGTTTGCCTACCTGTATCACTGAGGATCAGCCTGCACGctgtttctttagaaaacaaGCTAGTGAGAAGTTGAATGCATAGGCAGCAGTTTAGCATGGAATTTTTGAAGGGCTTCTGTCTCTGAAAGCATGTGGCTTTTTTAATTGTGAGCAgatctagatttttttccctgttagtAACTGCTCTGAGTTCAATTACTTTTATCACAATATGTGGCTAGTTCAGTTCCCTTCTCTACAAGTCATCctttcttgcttatttttagcctcactgaaattcaaacaatcatctttgtttctgttcctgATTGTATACTGATATTGTTGGAAAACTTCAAAGATGTCAAAGCAGTTAGAAGAGGTGTTGTTGATGTAAGCGCCCTCTGCTGGTTAGTTCTGCAGTAGAAATAAAGCTGGATGGTGTATAGTTGTTTACCACTGAATCatgcagcagaaatgaaaagacAGTTAAAAGCAGTGACATACAGTGTTTCTAAAAGCAACTATCTACCAGAGCGCCAAGTTTAAGCTTTTGACTTTTATACTTACAAGGCTTTTAATTGCAATTAACTTAAAATCTAGATGTTGGTATGTGACAGATACTCCTTAAAACTGCTGCTGCCATGTTGCATACAGAATCTAAACAATAACTTGAGAGCTAATATATTGAAACAGCTATTTGCATACAgattaaaataacttcattaCTTTGGACTCCATTTGGTACGTTTGCTACAACATTGCACTTACAGACTTTCAGTTAAGATGCAGTCCTTGCATAGTATGTAACACAGCAGCGTCCAGGCCGCTACGTGATTATCAGGAGAAGTAAACAATAACCTCAGCTCTCTTATTGATGCAGTACAGGAAGGGTGAGTGAAGGACACTGTGTTT contains these protein-coding regions:
- the ARL11 gene encoding ADP-ribosylation factor-like protein 11 → MGKLISKGRRKRDARVVMLGLDFAGKSTLLYKLKSGRAVETCPTVGFNVESLQTPCRVSFTLWDVGGQGSMRASWPDYLEDTNTLIFVLDSTDTARLPEAVAALEEALSHPSMAGVPVLLLANKQEVPGALAPAELGERLRRGRLAARRWVLRGCSAHTGQGLQEALAVLGELLRGPEKSSPSQEQPLAGPAGRRQAPEQT